TCTGGGCGATGTTCAGCACGGCCTGAATGAGCTGCTCGCGGTCGCCGCGGAACTCGGGGATGCTGGCGTCGTAGTCGCGCACCACCGCCAGGCCGCGCGGGTGCTCGGCCATCACCAGCGCGCGCACCCGCTCGCAGACCTCGTGGATGTTGACGTCGGCCACCACGTGCGGCCGCCGGTGCGGCGCAAGCAAGCGGTCGACCAGGCTGTGCAGGCGGTCGGCCTCGTGGATGATGACTTGCGTGTACTCGGTGAGCTCCCTGGAGTTGACCTCCATCTGCAGCAGCTGCGCCGCACCGCGGATGCCGCCGAGGGGGTTCTTGATCTCGTGCGCCAGATTGCGCACCAGGTCCTTGCTGCTCTGCGCGAGGGTCTGCGCGCGCTCCTCGCGGTCGAGCCGCGTCTGCTGCTCGATCTCGATCAGCTCCACCAGCACGCGACCGGGCCGGCCCGACTGCGTCACGATCGCGTGCACCGGCAGGTCGGTGGCGCCCCCGCGGCGCAGGTGCGTGTCGAAGCGGCTGGTGGCCACCAGGTTGTTTGTCACGGCGGCCAGGGTGTCGCGCATCGGCGCGGGGTCGACGAGCCAGTCCAGCAGCGAGCTGCGCTGCAGGGCGCGCCGCGACACCGCGAGCGTGTTCTCCAGTGCGCCGTTCACGCGCAGCACGTGACCGTCGGCCTGCACCAGGGTCACCATCGAAGCCAGCAGATCGAAGGTTTCGAAGTGGTCGATTTCGGGGTCGTCGGGGGTCATCGGCAGGTCCGCCGTGTGCGGCGGCTCTTGGCCCTCAGGACGGCGGCAGCTTGGCCAGCTCGCGCTTGAGGGCCGCGATGTCGGCCTCCTTGCGCTGGATCGCGGCACGCATCTCGGCCACACGCTCCTGGTAGCGCGCGAAATTGCGCTCGTCGCCGCGGCGTTCGGGCTCGCCGTTCCTGAACTCGGCCCGCATCTGGGACAGTCGCTCCTCCTCGCGCTGCAGTTCGTCCTGCAGGATGCGGCGGGCGTCGCTGTCTCGCGCGCGCTGCACGGCGGGGTCGACGCGGGTCTCTCCAGCGGGACGCGCCGCGGGCGCCGAGGCCGCAGCAGGGGCGGGGCGCCGCGGGGTTTGGACGACCGTCACGGTGGCGCCCTCGATGCTTCGGCAGTTGCGGCTGCGCGCCTCCTCGGGCGTGAGCGCATCGGTGTAGAGCACCGACGGACCCGGGCAGCGGTAGACCGTTCGGGCCTCCTGGGCCGCCGTCTGCAGGGCGCTCAGCGTCAGCAGCAACGCGGCGGCGTGGCGGTCGGGTGGACGCATGAGGAGATTGTGGCGCAGCGGCAGCGTCCCCCTCAAGGAACGAAGCGGCCCTCTGGGCCGCTTCGGTGGGATCCTTGGATCCGTCGGTCGGGCCACGGGCCGGCAGAGCGCCGGCCCGCCGCCATCACAGCGAGTAGTACATGTCGAACTCGAGCGGGTGGGTGGTCATGCGGAAGCGCGTGACTTCCTGCATCTTCAGGTCGATGTAGGCGTCGATGTAGCTGTCGGTGAACACGCCGCCCTTGGTCAGGAAGGCGCGGTCCTTGTCGAGGTAGTCGAGCGCCTGGTCGAGGCTGTGGCAGACGGTCGGGATCTTGGCGTCCTCTTCCGGCGGCAGGTGGTACAGGTCCTTCGTCGCGGCCTCGCCCGGGTGGATCTTGTTCTCGACGCCGTCCAGGCCGGCCATCAGCATGGCCGCGAAACCGAGGTACGGGTTGCACAGCGGATCCGGGAAGCGCGCCTCGATGCGCCGGCCCTTGGGGTTGCTGACGTAGGGGATGCGGATCGAGGCCGAGCGGTTGCGCGCCGAATAGGCCAGCTTGACCGGCGCTTCGAAGCCGGGCACCAGGCGCTTGTAGCTGTTGGTGCCGGGGTTGGTGATGGCGTTGAGCGCGCGGGCGTGCTTGATGATGCCGCCGATGTAGTAGAGCGCGAACTCGCTCAGACCCGCGTAGCCGTCGCCAGCGAACAGGTTCTTGCCGTCCTTCCACACGCTCTGGTGCACGTGCATGCCGCTGCCGTTGTCGCCCACGATGGGCTTGGGCATGAAGGTGGCCGTCTTGCCGTAGGCGTGGGCCACGTTGTGCACGACGTACTTCTGCAGCTGCAGCCAGTCGGCGCGCTGCACCAGGGTGCTGAACTTCGTGCCCAGCTCGTTCTGGCCCGGGGCCGCCACCTCGTGGTGGTGCACCTCGACCGGGATGCCCAGGCTCTCGAGGATCAGGCACATCTCCGAGCGCATGTCCTGGAAGCTGTCGACCGGCGGCACCGGAAAGTAGCCGCCCTTGACGGCCGGGCGATGGCCCATGTTGCCGCCCTCGAAATCGGCACCGGTGCTCCAGGGCGCCTCTTCCGAGCTGACCTTGACGAAACAACCCGACATGTCGACGTTCCACTTCACCTGGTCAAAGATGAAGAACTCGGGCTCGGGCCCGAAGTAGGCGGCGTCACCGATGCCGCTGGCCTTGAGGTAGGCCTCGGCGCGCTTGGCCAGGCTGCGCGGGTCGCGCTCATAGGGCTTGCCGTCGCCCGGCTCGAGCACGTCGCAGGTCAGGATCAGCGTCGGCTCCTCGAAGAAGGGGTCGACATTGGCGGTGTTGGGGTCGGGCATGAGCAGCATGTCCGACGCCTCGATGCCCTTCCAGCCGGCGATCGACGAGCCGTCGAAGGCGTGGCCGGCGGTGAACTTGTCTTCGTCGAAGTGCGAAACGGGCACGCTGACGTGCTGTTCCTTGCCGCGGGTGTCGGTGAAGCGGAAGTCGACGAACTTGACTTCGTTCTCCTTCACCATCTTCATCACGTCGGCAACGGTTTTTGCCATTCAGATCTCTCCTAGCGGGGCTCGATGGGTTGGGTTTGGTGTGGGATTCAGCGCGCCGGCCACAGCCGTGCGCGGCCTGCAAAGGGTTGTAGCAGAAACCATGCCCTGACCAGTCGACACGCGCCCCAGCCTGATGCATGGCTGAACGCACCGAGGTCGTGCGCACTCTCGGATGTCAACGCACCATTTCGGGGCCTAACTGGGCACCACATTGCAGCAGGCCTTCGCGAAGCGCCGCGTAGGCCGCCAGGTCGTCGCCGTCGCCGGGCTGCGCCGGCTTCACACCCAGCTCGATGTGGCGGCCGTGCTGCGGGTGGTCGACGCTGGGCAGGCTGAAGACCTTGATGCCGGCGAACCGCGCCTCGATGGACTCCATCAGCGGCGTCAGCGCGGCCTCCATCGCACCGTAGACGATCACCGAGCGCTCGCGCACCGTCGTGGCGCGGTGCAGGTGGCGGTAGCGCGTGTCGAGCACCCACTCGATCATCGGCCAGGCCATCACCGGGAATCCGGGCACGAAGTGCACATGGCCGCAGCTGAAGCCGGGAATCTTGTTGTACGGGTTGGGGATGATGGCGCTGCCCACCGGAAACACGCCCATGTTCAGGCGGTGCACGTTGTCCGGCCGCTCGGGCTCGAAGGGCTGACCTTGCTCGCGCGCGACATCGGCCATGCGCTCCAGGATCAGTGCGCGGGCCTCGGGGTGCAGCGCCAGCTCCACGCCCCAGGCGGAAGCGGCGCACGGGCGGGTGTGGTCGTCGGGCGTGGCGCCGATGCCGCCGCAGCTGAAGACGAGGTCGCCACTCGCGAAGGCATCGCGCAGGTCGGCGGTGATGCGCGCGCGGTCGTCGCCGGCATAGCGAGCCCAGGCCAGATCCAGGCCCCGGGCGGCCAGCAGCTCGATGACTTTGGCCAGGTGCTTGTCGGCGCGCTTGCCGGAGAGGATCTCGTCGCCAATGATGATCAGGCCGATGTTCATGGCGATGCACTTTCAGCGATGGGCAAGGGCGGCGGCTCCAGCGCCCGCAGCGCGGCCAGTTCGGCCAGCACCAGGTGCGCGAACCACGCCGCGGCGAAGACGAAGACGACGACGAACAGAAAGGCCGCCGCAAGCAGGAAGAACGGCGCCAGCACGAAGGCCACGCTGCCCAGGCTCCACAGCAGCGCCGGCAGCAACGCCAGGTAGCCGGTGCCCACCCCCATGGCCCACAGCGCCATGCGGCGGCCACGGCGAACGCGGCGACGTTCCTCGGCCGTGGCGTGGGTGGCCAGCGCGTGGTAGCCCAGAACGCGCGCCGCCAGCCAACCCCAGATCAGCGGCGGCAGCACCAGCGCCAGCGGGGGCACCAGCCACAGCGGCAGGCTCAGCACCAGGGCCAGCAGCGCCGCCAGCGTGGTGGCGGCCGTCCACAGCAGCCGTCGCCCGAGGCCGCAGCCTACGCGCACCTCCAGGGCCGGGTGGCGCCGGCCGGCCACGTGCCGCGCGATCCCCGGCGCGGCCAGCAGCGCCACCGCCAGCAGCGCCAGCAGCAGCACCAGCGGCAGCGCCAGCACCACCACCACCATGGGCGCCAGCATGGCGCGCCACGAGCCCAGCCCGGCGTCGTGCATCCAGCGCCACACCCCATTGGCCAGCTCGAAGCGGCCCACCAGCGCGCGCACGGCGTCCAGCGCCGGCTCCCACAGCGCCCCGCCGAGGGCGCCCACCACCAGCAGCACCAGCAACAGCGGCGGCAGCGCCCAGGCCCACACCCGGGGCTGGGTGACGGTGGCCAGCGCGCGCCAGAAGGCCTCGAAGAGCGACACCGCGGGCGTGCCCGGGCTTCAGCGGCGGTCGCCGCCGAGGATGTCGCCGAGCAGGGACCCCGCCGAGCCCAGCCCGCCGAGGGAGCTCTCCTCGGAGCGCCCGCCCATCTGCGGCGCCGCGGCGAAGACGCGGCTGGCCAGGCGGCTGAAGGGCAGGCTCTGCAGCCACACCGTGCCCGGCCCGCTGAGCCGGGCGAAGAACAGACCCTCGCCGCCGAACAGGGCCGTCTTGATCTTGCCGACGTACTGGATCTCGAAGTTCACGCTGCCCGTGTAGGCGACGACACAGCCGGTGTCGACGAAGATCGTCTGTCCGGGCTGCAGGTCGCGCCTCAGCACGGTGCCGCCGGCGTGCACGAAGGCCATGCCGTCGCCCTCGAGCTTCTGCATGATGAAGCCCTCGCCACCGAAGAAACCGGTCGACAGCCGCCGCTGCAGCGCGATGCCCAGGCTCACGCCCCGTGCGGCACACAGAAAGGCATCGCGCTGGCAGATCAGCAGGCCGCCGTGCTGGCGCAGGTCCATCGGCAGGATCTTGCCCGGGTAAGGTGCCGCAAAGGCGACGCGCTGCTTGCTGGGCGCGTTGTTGCTGTAGACGGTGGTGAACAGGCTCTCTCCGGTGACCAGCCGCTTGCCGGCGCCCAGCAGCTTGGCAAACAAGCCGCCCTGCTGCGCGCTG
The genomic region above belongs to Ideonella sp. WA131b and contains:
- a CDS encoding PAS domain-containing sensor histidine kinase → MTPDDPEIDHFETFDLLASMVTLVQADGHVLRVNGALENTLAVSRRALQRSSLLDWLVDPAPMRDTLAAVTNNLVATSRFDTHLRRGGATDLPVHAIVTQSGRPGRVLVELIEIEQQTRLDREERAQTLAQSSKDLVRNLAHEIKNPLGGIRGAAQLLQMEVNSRELTEYTQVIIHEADRLHSLVDRLLAPHRRPHVVADVNIHEVCERVRALVMAEHPRGLAVVRDYDASIPEFRGDREQLIQAVLNIAQNATQALAAVGSDWAQPGGKIAAGTAQLLLRTRVARQVTFGRQRFRLALELHIEDNGPGVPEDIRDRIFHPLVSGREGGSGLGLTLAQTFVQQHSGTIDCDSVPGRTVFKILIPLP
- a CDS encoding EI24 domain-containing protein, encoding MSLFEAFWRALATVTQPRVWAWALPPLLLVLLVVGALGGALWEPALDAVRALVGRFELANGVWRWMHDAGLGSWRAMLAPMVVVVLALPLVLLLALLAVALLAAPGIARHVAGRRHPALEVRVGCGLGRRLLWTAATTLAALLALVLSLPLWLVPPLALVLPPLIWGWLAARVLGYHALATHATAEERRRVRRGRRMALWAMGVGTGYLALLPALLWSLGSVAFVLAPFFLLAAAFLFVVVFVFAAAWFAHLVLAELAALRALEPPPLPIAESASP
- a CDS encoding TIGR00266 family protein, with the protein product MGMDVVDYEIKGAEMQFVEVELDPGEAAVGEAGSMFWMDAGIGMDTVFGDGSAQQGGLFAKLLGAGKRLVTGESLFTTVYSNNAPSKQRVAFAAPYPGKILPMDLRQHGGLLICQRDAFLCAARGVSLGIALQRRLSTGFFGGEGFIMQKLEGDGMAFVHAGGTVLRRDLQPGQTIFVDTGCVVAYTGSVNFEIQYVGKIKTALFGGEGLFFARLSGPGTVWLQSLPFSRLASRVFAAAPQMGGRSEESSLGGLGSAGSLLGDILGGDRR
- a CDS encoding competence/damage-inducible protein A; amino-acid sequence: MNIGLIIIGDEILSGKRADKHLAKVIELLAARGLDLAWARYAGDDRARITADLRDAFASGDLVFSCGGIGATPDDHTRPCAASAWGVELALHPEARALILERMADVAREQGQPFEPERPDNVHRLNMGVFPVGSAIIPNPYNKIPGFSCGHVHFVPGFPVMAWPMIEWVLDTRYRHLHRATTVRERSVIVYGAMEAALTPLMESIEARFAGIKVFSLPSVDHPQHGRHIELGVKPAQPGDGDDLAAYAALREGLLQCGAQLGPEMVR
- the glnA gene encoding type I glutamate--ammonia ligase, producing MAKTVADVMKMVKENEVKFVDFRFTDTRGKEQHVSVPVSHFDEDKFTAGHAFDGSSIAGWKGIEASDMLLMPDPNTANVDPFFEEPTLILTCDVLEPGDGKPYERDPRSLAKRAEAYLKASGIGDAAYFGPEPEFFIFDQVKWNVDMSGCFVKVSSEEAPWSTGADFEGGNMGHRPAVKGGYFPVPPVDSFQDMRSEMCLILESLGIPVEVHHHEVAAPGQNELGTKFSTLVQRADWLQLQKYVVHNVAHAYGKTATFMPKPIVGDNGSGMHVHQSVWKDGKNLFAGDGYAGLSEFALYYIGGIIKHARALNAITNPGTNSYKRLVPGFEAPVKLAYSARNRSASIRIPYVSNPKGRRIEARFPDPLCNPYLGFAAMLMAGLDGVENKIHPGEAATKDLYHLPPEEDAKIPTVCHSLDQALDYLDKDRAFLTKGGVFTDSYIDAYIDLKMQEVTRFRMTTHPLEFDMYYSL